In Methanomicrobium antiquum, one DNA window encodes the following:
- a CDS encoding FmdE family protein, protein MNKYIRLITGIFLLCLMTAPVFAETTDDYRFYELGERSAALAMEKLDFEYGDSDVACFTDAGRVLINGYTTQKAISGITHVSGLQNSDDTLFQINRADSKPLWFYFYNKNTGKGLYLEPAERYYSMTKGEIMNLAEEGAFSKVALVTGDIDKMLANTEDGDATQKALGANAFSILSLSNAWAHGAPYDLMYAASLHNHFCPGVSSGYILVKYVEENLPLTKDTSYVAMSAPTWCKEDIFPTIWDMTPGKGGVLNSVSFTSDDQAYLTEKYGTRPAGIFILWNKKAKTGTGLALGFDFDSSVWTGPSWGEKVSKTVDMVENLDNYDKYVTVMNKFSVDEKMLAELKNPQNNPYAVCGMM, encoded by the coding sequence ATGAACAAATATATAAGACTGATAACAGGCATCTTTCTTTTATGCCTGATGACTGCACCGGTTTTTGCCGAAACAACTGATGATTATCGCTTTTATGAGCTAGGAGAGCGTTCTGCCGCACTTGCAATGGAAAAACTGGATTTTGAGTACGGTGATTCTGATGTTGCCTGCTTTACAGACGCAGGGCGGGTTTTGATTAACGGGTATACAACACAAAAAGCAATTTCAGGGATAACACATGTTTCTGGTCTTCAGAATTCTGATGACACACTTTTTCAGATAAACCGGGCCGACTCAAAGCCGCTATGGTTTTATTTCTATAATAAAAATACGGGAAAAGGCCTCTATCTTGAGCCTGCAGAAAGATATTATTCAATGACAAAGGGAGAAATCATGAACCTGGCTGAAGAAGGTGCATTTTCAAAAGTAGCTTTAGTTACAGGTGATATTGATAAAATGCTTGCCAACACGGAGGATGGGGATGCAACACAAAAGGCGCTTGGAGCAAACGCCTTCTCAATTCTTTCACTATCAAATGCATGGGCACATGGTGCACCATATGATCTTATGTATGCGGCATCTCTTCACAATCATTTCTGCCCCGGTGTTTCAAGCGGATACATTCTTGTAAAATATGTAGAGGAGAATCTGCCGCTTACCAAAGATACATCATATGTTGCCATGTCAGCGCCGACCTGGTGTAAAGAGGATATATTCCCGACAATCTGGGATATGACTCCCGGAAAGGGCGGAGTATTAAATTCAGTTTCCTTTACATCTGATGACCAGGCATATCTGACGGAAAAATACGGCACAAGGCCGGCTGGAATCTTTATTCTCTGGAACAAAAAAGCCAAAACAGGAACCGGTCTTGCTCTCGGATTTGACTTTGACTCTTCTGTTTGGACAGGGCCTTCCTGGGGCGAAAAAGTCTCAAAAACTGTTGATATGGTAGAAAACCTAGACAACTATGATAAATATGTAACAGTTATGAACAAATTTTCAGTAGATGAAAAGATGCTTGCTGAACTTAAAAACCCCCAGAACAATCCTTATGCTGTATGCGGGATGATGTAA